From one Simplicispira suum genomic stretch:
- a CDS encoding enoyl-CoA hydratase/isomerase family protein: MGSNRLTTQRAATHTHPFISSEARMEFETLKYEKNEAGYAVVTFNRPERLNAFSRKLNEEMDLAIHDVLTDDAVKVMIITGGPRADGRPCFSAGGDLKDDTQGIPRWDYPDHVGPLQRKEDKLFKANTAAGRLWYKRPRLISPKYTNLLWSPKIVIAAVDGIATAGGLEMALACDIIIASETAQFTDSHVKNLKIAIGKGSVTTGLARRVGYNKALELCLLGEFIDGKEAYRIGLANRVTAPEKLMEEARAMATKIAGMRQEAVQVTKLACRTAEDSNLNDSWANADELLEWMTSDPNYQGLQSVTSEWASKKK, from the coding sequence ATGGGTAGCAACCGGCTCACCACCCAACGTGCGGCAACGCACACCCACCCATTCATTTCAAGCGAGGCACGTATGGAATTCGAAACACTGAAATACGAGAAGAACGAAGCCGGCTATGCCGTGGTCACGTTCAACCGACCGGAGCGACTGAACGCCTTCAGCCGGAAACTCAACGAAGAGATGGATCTGGCCATCCACGACGTCCTCACCGACGACGCCGTCAAGGTGATGATCATCACGGGTGGGCCGCGCGCCGACGGACGCCCCTGCTTCAGCGCCGGCGGTGACCTCAAGGACGACACCCAGGGCATTCCCCGCTGGGACTACCCCGACCATGTCGGCCCGTTGCAGCGCAAAGAGGACAAGCTGTTCAAGGCGAACACGGCGGCTGGCCGGCTCTGGTACAAGCGTCCACGGCTCATCTCGCCCAAGTACACGAACCTGCTCTGGTCGCCGAAGATCGTCATTGCGGCCGTTGACGGCATCGCCACCGCAGGTGGCCTCGAGATGGCTCTCGCCTGCGACATCATCATCGCGTCCGAGACAGCGCAATTCACCGACTCCCACGTCAAGAACCTGAAGATCGCCATCGGCAAAGGCTCGGTGACCACCGGACTGGCCCGGCGCGTCGGCTACAACAAGGCCCTGGAGCTGTGCCTGCTGGGCGAGTTCATCGACGGCAAGGAAGCGTACCGGATCGGCCTGGCCAACCGGGTTACCGCACCGGAGAAGCTGATGGAAGAGGCCCGCGCCATGGCCACCAAGATCGCCGGCATGCGCCAGGAGGCCGTTCAGGTGACCAAACTGGCATGCCGTACGGCCGAGGACTCGAACCTGAATGACTCCTGGGCCAACGCCGACGAGTTGCTCGAGTGGATGACGTCCGACCCCAATTACCAAGGGCTGCAATCGGTCACATCGGAGTGGGCCAGCAAGAAGAAGTGA